A single genomic interval of Methylobacterium bullatum harbors:
- a CDS encoding Immunogenic protein MPT70: MTNARRPVASTFAAVALAFTIGAAFPVAALAKNPMVGGAPMYTSKNIVENAVNSKDHTTLVAAVKAAGLVDTLAGPGPFTVFAPTNAAFAKLPAGTVETLVKPENKATLTSILTYHVVPGTLTAQDLMKIAKDGGGEGQIKTVQGTPLVVQSKGKAVYLTDTKGNTAKVTIANVMQSNGVIHVINGVLQP, from the coding sequence ATGACCAACGCCCGTCGCCCCGTGGCCTCCACGTTCGCCGCCGTCGCCCTCGCCTTCACCATTGGCGCCGCTTTCCCGGTGGCCGCCCTCGCCAAGAACCCGATGGTCGGCGGCGCTCCGATGTATACGTCGAAGAACATCGTCGAGAACGCGGTCAACTCGAAGGATCACACGACCCTCGTCGCTGCCGTGAAGGCTGCCGGCCTCGTCGACACCCTCGCCGGTCCCGGCCCCTTCACCGTCTTCGCGCCCACCAACGCGGCCTTCGCCAAGCTGCCGGCCGGCACCGTCGAGACCCTGGTGAAGCCCGAGAACAAGGCGACGCTGACCTCCATCCTGACCTATCACGTCGTCCCCGGCACCCTGACCGCCCAGGACCTCATGAAGATCGCCAAGGACGGCGGCGGCGAAGGCCAGATCAAGACCGTGCAGGGCACCCCGCTCGTGGTCCAGAGCAAGGGCAAGGCCGTGTACCTCACCGACACCAAGGGCAACACCGCCAAGGTGACCATCGCCAACGTGATGCAGTCGAACGGCGTGATCCACGTCATCAACGGCGTTCTGCAGCCGTAA
- the hflX gene encoding GTPase HflX, whose product MTQMTTPGEARLQAMAAPEGEIAAATHTLVIGPYLTRSAAPRMGSGPAEITRSSEARIDEAAGLAVAIELDVTEAIIAPVSRIRPSTYLGKGRVEELAGRIKAEEIGLVVMDCALSPVQQRNLEKAFGCKVIDRTGLILEIFGRRASTREGTLQVEHAHLAYQRSRLVRSWTHLERQRGGFGFLGGPGETQIEADRRMIQERMTKIERELDSVTRTRGLHRESRARVPYPIVALVGYTNAGKSTLFNALTKAEVMAKDMLFATLDPTARATKLPHGETVILSDTVGFISELPTALIAAFRATLEDVIEADILLHVRDVSHVDSEAQAEDVSDVLRELGIETTAERIIEVWNKADLLDDSERTRLLNLSAQGRNDRDSDVPILVSALTGEGLAALSGRIEARIAKRRSTFAVTLAPEDGAALNWLYENAEVLDRRAEEAGTIHLAIRVAPEKEPRFLNRFASARKLSRAD is encoded by the coding sequence ATGACGCAAATGACAACGCCGGGCGAAGCCCGGCTCCAGGCGATGGCCGCTCCCGAAGGTGAGATCGCGGCCGCGACCCATACGCTGGTGATCGGCCCCTATCTCACCCGGTCCGCCGCTCCCCGAATGGGCAGCGGACCGGCCGAGATCACGCGCTCCAGCGAGGCGCGAATCGATGAGGCGGCGGGTCTCGCCGTGGCCATCGAGTTGGACGTCACCGAGGCGATCATCGCGCCGGTCTCGCGCATCCGCCCCTCCACCTATCTGGGCAAGGGCCGGGTCGAAGAGCTCGCAGGCCGGATCAAGGCCGAGGAGATCGGCCTCGTCGTCATGGATTGTGCCCTGTCGCCGGTGCAGCAGCGCAACCTGGAGAAGGCCTTCGGCTGCAAGGTCATCGACCGCACCGGCCTCATCCTCGAAATCTTCGGCCGGCGCGCCTCCACCCGCGAGGGCACGCTGCAGGTCGAACACGCCCATCTCGCCTACCAGCGCAGCCGCCTCGTCCGGTCCTGGACCCACCTCGAACGCCAGCGCGGCGGCTTCGGCTTCCTCGGCGGCCCTGGCGAGACCCAGATCGAGGCCGATCGCCGGATGATCCAGGAGCGGATGACGAAGATCGAGCGCGAGCTCGACAGCGTCACCCGCACGCGCGGCCTGCACCGGGAGAGCCGGGCGCGGGTGCCGTACCCGATCGTTGCCCTCGTCGGCTACACCAATGCCGGCAAGTCGACGCTGTTCAACGCCCTCACCAAGGCCGAGGTGATGGCCAAGGACATGCTGTTCGCCACCCTCGACCCGACCGCGCGCGCGACGAAGCTGCCGCATGGGGAAACGGTGATCCTCTCGGACACGGTGGGCTTCATCTCGGAACTGCCCACGGCCCTCATCGCCGCCTTCCGCGCCACGCTGGAGGACGTGATCGAGGCCGATATCCTGCTCCATGTCCGCGACGTGAGCCATGTCGATTCGGAAGCGCAGGCGGAGGATGTCAGCGACGTGCTGCGCGAACTCGGGATCGAGACCACGGCCGAGCGAATCATCGAGGTCTGGAACAAGGCCGATCTGCTCGACGATTCGGAGCGGACGCGCCTCCTCAACCTGAGCGCCCAGGGGCGCAACGACCGGGACAGTGACGTGCCGATCCTGGTCTCGGCCCTCACGGGCGAGGGATTGGCGGCCCTGTCCGGCCGGATCGAGGCGCGGATCGCCAAGCGTCGCTCCACCTTCGCCGTCACCCTTGCGCCCGAGGACGGTGCGGCGCTCAACTGGCTCTACGAGAATGCCGAGGTTCTCGACCGCCGCGCCGAAGAGGCGGGCACGATCCACCTCGCCATCCGCGTGGCGCCGGAGAAGGAGCCGCGCTTCCTCAACCGCTTCGCCAGCGCACGGAAGCTCAGCCGCGCGGACTGA
- the hfq gene encoding RNA-binding protein Hfq, producing MAGERAQNLQDTFLNHVRKNKIPLTIFLVNGVKLQGVVTWFDNFCVLLRRDGHSQLVYKHAISTIMPGHPVQLFEPDETAPEKA from the coding sequence ATGGCGGGCGAACGCGCTCAGAACCTGCAGGACACGTTTCTCAATCATGTCCGCAAGAACAAGATCCCGCTCACGATCTTCCTCGTCAACGGCGTCAAGCTCCAGGGCGTCGTGACCTGGTTCGACAACTTCTGCGTCCTCCTGCGACGGGACGGGCATTCGCAGCTCGTCTACAAACATGCGATCTCGACGATCATGCCCGGCCACCCGGTCCAGTTGTTCGAGCCGGACGAGACGGCGCCCGAGAAGGCGTGA
- the glnG gene encoding Nitrogen regulation protein NR(I), with product MSADILIVDDEADIRDLVAGILDDEGHRTRTAGGSDEALAAIESRRPHLVFLDIWLQGSRLDGLQVLDQIKLGHPDLPVVMISGHGNIETAVAAIKAGAYDFIEKPFKADRLVLVAERALEASRLKREVRDLKARSGQASRLVGGSVAVNQLRQTVERVAPTNARVMILGAPGSGKELSARTLHAASSRASGPFVVINAAMITPETMEAELFGVEAGEGRARRVGALEEAHGGSLYIDEIADMPRETQNRILRVLVDQNFQRVGGTTRVHVDVRIISSSSRDLAEEIAAGRFREDLFHRLSVVPIRVPSLSERREDVPELINFFMEQISAATGLARRRIAEDAMAVLQSHDWPGNIRQLRNNVERLMILTHTDPEQEVTSEMLPTEIGALVPTTPNGAGGEKLMSLALREAREIFEREYLIAQIARFSGNISRTAEFIGMERSALHRKLKSLGIGP from the coding sequence ATGAGCGCCGATATTCTGATCGTCGACGACGAGGCCGACATCCGCGACCTCGTCGCCGGCATCCTCGACGACGAAGGCCACCGGACCCGGACGGCCGGAGGCTCCGACGAGGCGCTCGCGGCCATCGAGTCGCGCCGCCCCCACCTCGTGTTCCTCGATATCTGGCTGCAGGGCTCGCGCCTCGACGGGCTGCAGGTGCTCGACCAGATCAAGCTCGGACATCCCGACCTGCCGGTGGTGATGATCTCGGGCCACGGCAACATCGAGACGGCGGTGGCCGCCATCAAGGCGGGCGCCTACGACTTCATCGAGAAGCCGTTCAAGGCCGACCGGCTGGTCCTGGTGGCCGAACGCGCCCTCGAAGCCTCCCGCCTCAAGCGCGAGGTGCGCGACCTCAAGGCGCGCTCCGGCCAGGCGAGCCGGCTCGTCGGCGGGTCCGTGGCGGTCAACCAGCTGCGCCAGACGGTGGAGCGGGTCGCCCCCACCAATGCGCGCGTGATGATCCTGGGCGCGCCGGGCTCCGGCAAGGAACTCTCGGCGCGGACCCTTCACGCCGCCTCGTCCCGCGCCAGCGGTCCCTTCGTCGTCATCAACGCGGCGATGATCACGCCCGAGACCATGGAAGCGGAACTGTTCGGCGTCGAGGCCGGCGAGGGCCGCGCCCGCCGGGTCGGAGCCCTGGAGGAGGCCCATGGCGGCTCCCTCTATATCGACGAGATCGCCGACATGCCGCGCGAGACCCAGAACCGCATCCTGCGCGTGCTGGTGGACCAGAACTTCCAGCGCGTCGGCGGCACCACCCGCGTCCATGTGGACGTGCGCATCATCTCCTCCTCCTCGCGCGACCTCGCCGAGGAGATCGCCGCCGGCCGATTCCGCGAGGATCTGTTCCACCGCCTCTCGGTGGTGCCGATCCGGGTGCCGTCCCTGTCCGAGCGGCGCGAGGACGTGCCCGAGCTCATCAACTTCTTCATGGAGCAGATCTCGGCCGCCACCGGCCTCGCCCGCCGGCGCATCGCCGAGGACGCCATGGCGGTGCTGCAATCGCACGACTGGCCGGGCAACATCCGCCAACTGCGCAACAACGTCGAGCGGCTGATGATCCTCACCCATACCGATCCGGAGCAGGAAGTGACCTCGGAGATGCTGCCCACCGAGATCGGCGCCCTGGTTCCGACGACGCCGAACGGCGCGGGGGGCGAGAAGCTGATGAGTCTCGCCCTGCGCGAGGCGAGGGAAATCTTCGAGCGCGAATACCTGATCGCGCAGATCGCACGATTCTCCGGAAACATCTCGCGCACCGCCGAGTTCATCGGCATGGAACGCTCGGCCCTCCACCGCAAACTGAAGTCGCTCGGCATCGGCCCCTGA
- the srrB gene encoding Sensor protein SrrB, translating into MAWLRRSRQSAAPGDDVSPEGEAEPHTIRAAPRGPGWIGALVVATALISAIATFLILAGVIRVTPTPTIGLTLLGINVFLVLSLFVIIAWEARVFLHARRANAAVARLHTRIVGLFSLIAILPTVLLAVVAAVTIDRGLSLGFTDRVRDVVLKSVEVADAYQENQCQSLAREIRILTDDLTRARPNFDVNREWFENFLTTRATALGLPVAEIMRGPNELVARAKIDVLKERRLPSAAAFEEAAKSNETICLRPSEGRVFAALLRMPAYDGAVLLVQREVSQLAVDFPGVSRAAAAEYLTYDSLKRSIQISFASIFVLIALIALLSAVWFGLNFANRFVAPIRRLINAADQVASGNFYAQVPARKSDGDLAHLGESFNKMTQELRRQHDGLTAASELIDRRRRFTEAVLSGVSPGVIGVDAAGLVTIANPSIERTLGLKADAIIGKPLVQAVPELQAILPEGGEGRLRALQQQIQLTRDGRERTVTVRVTSEQAQGGARGFVVTLDDITDLVTAQRTSAWADVARRIAHEIKNPLTPIQLSAERIRRKYGKVIVADKDVFDQCTATIIRQVDEIKRMVDEFSSFARMPKPAIARNDLSEIAKQNLFMMRVAHPDMDFAFTEAGQDRLHAAFDIRLLSQAITNILKNAVEAVSAVPEAELGKGRVDLRLLVEEGFAVIEITDNGKGFPVEGRQRLLEPYMTTREGGTGLGLAIVSKVLEEHGGGIELNDNPVGRGGRVRMRVPLDTREKTTEGKPSAQAEKVAAPTAPPIAEMTS; encoded by the coding sequence ATGGCGTGGCTTCGACGTTCCAGACAATCGGCCGCCCCGGGAGACGATGTCTCACCGGAGGGCGAGGCTGAACCTCATACCATCCGGGCGGCGCCGCGCGGCCCCGGCTGGATCGGCGCGCTCGTCGTCGCCACGGCCCTGATCTCGGCCATCGCGACCTTCCTGATCCTCGCCGGCGTGATCCGGGTGACACCGACGCCGACGATCGGCCTGACGCTGCTGGGCATCAACGTCTTCCTGGTCCTCAGCCTGTTCGTCATCATCGCCTGGGAGGCGCGGGTCTTCCTGCATGCGCGCCGGGCCAATGCGGCGGTGGCCCGCCTGCACACCCGCATCGTCGGCCTGTTCAGCCTCATCGCGATCCTGCCCACCGTGCTGCTGGCCGTCGTGGCGGCGGTGACGATCGATCGCGGGCTCTCGCTGGGCTTCACCGACCGCGTCCGCGACGTGGTGCTGAAATCCGTCGAGGTGGCCGACGCCTACCAGGAGAACCAGTGCCAGTCGCTCGCCCGCGAGATCCGCATCCTCACGGACGACCTCACGCGGGCACGGCCGAATTTCGACGTGAACAGGGAGTGGTTCGAGAACTTCCTCACCACGCGGGCCACCGCGCTAGGACTGCCGGTCGCCGAGATCATGCGCGGACCGAACGAGCTCGTGGCACGGGCGAAGATCGACGTCCTCAAGGAGCGCAGGCTGCCCTCCGCCGCGGCCTTCGAGGAGGCCGCCAAATCCAACGAGACGATCTGCCTGAGGCCGAGCGAGGGGAGGGTCTTCGCCGCCCTGCTGCGGATGCCGGCCTATGACGGGGCCGTGCTGCTGGTGCAGCGCGAGGTGAGCCAGCTCGCCGTCGACTTCCCCGGCGTCTCGCGGGCAGCGGCCGCCGAGTATCTCACCTACGATTCCCTCAAGCGCTCGATCCAGATCAGCTTCGCCTCGATCTTCGTGCTGATCGCGCTGATCGCCCTGCTCTCGGCGGTCTGGTTCGGCCTCAACTTCGCCAACCGGTTCGTCGCGCCGATCCGCCGGCTCATCAACGCGGCCGACCAGGTCGCCTCGGGCAATTTCTACGCCCAGGTCCCGGCCCGGAAAAGCGACGGCGACCTCGCCCATCTCGGCGAGAGCTTCAACAAGATGACCCAGGAGCTGCGCCGCCAGCACGACGGGCTGACGGCGGCGAGCGAACTCATCGACCGGCGCCGCCGCTTCACCGAAGCGGTCCTTTCCGGTGTCTCGCCCGGCGTCATCGGCGTCGACGCGGCGGGCCTCGTCACCATCGCCAACCCCTCCATCGAGCGCACATTGGGGCTCAAGGCGGATGCCATCATCGGCAAGCCGCTGGTCCAGGCCGTGCCCGAGCTCCAGGCCATCCTGCCCGAGGGCGGCGAGGGGCGCCTGCGCGCCCTCCAGCAGCAGATCCAGCTGACCCGCGACGGGCGCGAGCGCACGGTTACCGTGCGCGTCACCAGCGAGCAGGCGCAAGGCGGCGCCCGCGGCTTCGTGGTGACGCTGGACGACATCACCGACCTCGTCACGGCCCAGCGCACCTCCGCCTGGGCGGACGTCGCCCGCCGCATCGCCCACGAGATCAAGAACCCGCTGACCCCGATCCAGCTCTCGGCCGAGCGCATCCGGCGCAAATACGGCAAGGTCATCGTGGCGGACAAGGACGTGTTCGACCAGTGCACGGCGACGATCATCCGCCAGGTGGACGAGATCAAGCGCATGGTGGACGAGTTCTCGTCCTTCGCGCGGATGCCCAAGCCCGCCATCGCCCGGAACGACCTGAGCGAGATCGCCAAGCAGAACCTGTTCATGATGCGGGTGGCGCATCCGGACATGGATTTCGCCTTCACCGAGGCCGGGCAGGACCGCCTGCATGCCGCCTTCGACATCCGGCTCCTGTCGCAGGCGATCACCAACATCCTCAAGAACGCGGTGGAGGCCGTCTCCGCCGTGCCCGAAGCCGAACTCGGCAAGGGGCGGGTCGATCTGCGCCTCCTCGTCGAGGAGGGGTTCGCGGTGATCGAGATCACCGACAACGGCAAAGGCTTTCCCGTCGAGGGGCGCCAGCGGCTGCTCGAGCCCTATATGACCACCCGCGAGGGCGGCACCGGCCTCGGGCTCGCCATCGTCAGCAAGGTGCTCGAAGAGCATGGTGGCGGCATCGAACTGAACGACAATCCCGTAGGCAGGGGCGGACGCGTGCGGATGCGCGTTCCCCTCGATACCCGGGAAAAGACGACGGAGGGGAAACCCTCCGCGCAGGCTGAGAAGGTTGCCGCACCGACGGCACCCCCAATCGCGGAGATGACGTCATGA